From a single Okeanomitos corallinicola TIOX110 genomic region:
- a CDS encoding redoxin domain-containing protein, giving the protein MLTSTDFTGLFNERFFRNFLPKPALDELRLGVGTPDFKLTDVTNDRTVKLSDYREKQPVILAFTRIFTEKQYCPFCYPHIKALNENYQEFVNRGIEILMITSTDKKQSQIVVQDLGLKMPLLINPSCHVFRTYQTGQALGAPLPAQFVLDQEGKLIYRHLFSFLDHNASVEKLLEQFKDKEILNS; this is encoded by the coding sequence ATGCTAACATCAACAGATTTTACAGGTTTATTTAATGAAAGATTCTTCCGCAATTTTCTACCTAAACCAGCACTAGATGAATTGAGATTGGGAGTAGGAACACCAGATTTTAAATTAACAGATGTTACTAATGATCGGACAGTAAAATTATCAGATTACCGAGAAAAACAACCTGTTATTTTAGCCTTCACTCGGATCTTTACAGAAAAACAATATTGTCCATTTTGCTATCCCCACATTAAAGCTTTAAACGAAAATTATCAGGAATTTGTGAATCGGGGGATAGAAATTTTGATGATTACTAGCACCGATAAAAAACAAAGTCAAATAGTAGTGCAAGACTTAGGTTTAAAAATGCCCTTGTTAATAAATCCCAGTTGTCATGTTTTTAGAACATATCAAACAGGACAAGCATTAGGCGCACCTTTACCAGCGCAGTTTGTGTTAGATCAAGAAGGTAAATTAATCTACAGACATTTATTCTCATTTCTGGATCACAATGCCAGTGTAGAAAAATTATTAGAACAATTTAAAGACAAGGAGATTCTCAATTCATAG
- a CDS encoding P-loop NTPase family protein, producing MVAQLETPSINSSLNLPYSVEGLVQVFTSPNRNFFTSVMAQALRIAGQGTPVLIVQFLKGGIRQGHDQPIHMSQKLDWLRCDLPRCVDTPHLEAAEIQALQKLWEYTQQVIAEGKYSLIVLDELSLAVNFGLIPETEVLEFIAKRPSHIDMIFTGSEIPKSLLDVADQITEIRRSHQP from the coding sequence ATGGTTGCACAGCTAGAAACCCCAAGTATCAATTCCAGTCTTAACTTACCATATTCTGTGGAAGGCCTAGTACAAGTTTTCACTAGCCCAAATCGTAACTTTTTTACCAGCGTTATGGCGCAAGCACTGAGAATTGCTGGTCAAGGTACACCAGTTTTAATAGTGCAGTTTCTCAAAGGCGGTATTCGTCAAGGACATGATCAACCTATTCACATGAGTCAAAAATTAGATTGGCTACGCTGTGATTTACCCCGCTGTGTTGATACACCACATTTAGAAGCAGCAGAAATTCAGGCTTTACAAAAATTGTGGGAATATACACAACAGGTAATAGCTGAAGGAAAGTATTCTCTAATTGTGTTGGATGAGTTAAGTTTAGCTGTGAATTTTGGTCTAATTCCAGAAACAGAAGTATTGGAATTTATAGCCAAACGTCCCAGCCATATTGATATGATTTTTACAGGTTCAGAAATACCTAAATCTCTGTTGGATGTGGCAGACCAAATTACAGAAATTCGTCGCAGTCATCAACCATAA
- a CDS encoding nucleoside monophosphate kinase: MKLVILGGSGSGKSTQAHRLCKYFDVPLISTGEILRTAITDNKSDTDHRELHNLGKNAQAYVVKGELVPDEIMIEFMKLRLSQEDVNSGWVLEGYPRTAFQAEELDFLLDSWQEKLDWAIYLQVPEAVMVNRSLGRSLPDDQPEIVQRRVELFYDCTIPILEYYDRRRRLLTINGDNPPEQVQHNILSLLNHSK; this comes from the coding sequence GTGAAATTAGTGATTTTAGGAGGTTCAGGATCTGGAAAAAGCACTCAAGCACACAGGCTTTGTAAGTATTTTGATGTTCCTCTAATTTCTACAGGGGAGATATTAAGGACAGCCATAACTGATAATAAATCAGACACTGATCACAGAGAACTACATAATTTAGGGAAAAATGCCCAAGCTTATGTTGTCAAAGGGGAATTAGTTCCAGACGAAATCATGATTGAGTTTATGAAACTGCGTCTGAGTCAAGAAGATGTGAATAGTGGTTGGGTATTAGAAGGATATCCCCGTACGGCTTTTCAAGCAGAAGAACTAGATTTTTTACTAGACAGTTGGCAAGAAAAGTTAGATTGGGCAATATATTTGCAAGTACCAGAAGCAGTCATGGTTAACCGTTCATTAGGGCGATCGCTCCCAGATGATCAACCAGAAATAGTCCAGCGACGTGTAGAACTATTTTATGATTGCACTATCCCCATTCTAGAATATTATGACCGTCGTCGCCGTCTATTAACCATCAATGGTGACAATCCACCAGAACAAGTACAGCACAATATTCTTAGTTTGCTCAATCATAGTAAGTAA
- the rph gene encoding ribonuclease PH, with product MAWQRPDGRKREELRPLSFSPNFTRFAPGSVLAKCGDTQVLCNVTMTEGVPKFLTGSGKGWLTAEYRMLPAATQQRQQREFLKLSGRTQEIQRLIGRSLRAALDFEILGERTLTVDADVLQADAGTRTTAITGSYIAVAHAISQLLQQGKLARSPLCGQIAAVSVGLLEGEAFLDLNYIEDVAATVDFNVVMNHKLGIIEVQGTAEEGSFSRQQLNQLLDVAETGIQELLMAQRHIIDDWDTIFTGN from the coding sequence ATGGCTTGGCAACGTCCCGATGGTAGAAAACGTGAAGAACTACGTCCACTTAGTTTTTCCCCTAACTTTACCCGCTTTGCACCTGGTTCAGTGTTAGCAAAATGTGGAGATACTCAGGTACTGTGTAACGTTACCATGACTGAGGGAGTACCTAAATTTTTAACAGGTAGTGGAAAAGGTTGGTTAACTGCCGAATATCGGATGTTACCAGCTGCCACACAACAACGACAGCAAAGAGAATTCTTGAAATTATCAGGAAGAACACAAGAAATTCAACGTTTAATTGGACGTAGTTTAAGAGCCGCTTTAGATTTTGAAATACTAGGGGAACGGACATTAACTGTAGATGCTGATGTACTCCAGGCTGACGCAGGTACAAGGACTACAGCAATCACAGGTAGTTATATCGCTGTCGCTCATGCTATTTCTCAATTATTGCAGCAAGGAAAATTAGCGCGTTCTCCACTCTGTGGACAAATAGCTGCGGTTTCTGTCGGCCTACTAGAAGGAGAAGCATTTTTAGACCTTAACTACATTGAAGACGTAGCCGCAACCGTAGATTTTAATGTAGTCATGAATCACAAACTAGGAATTATTGAAGTTCAAGGAACAGCCGAAGAAGGTAGTTTTAGCCGTCAACAGTTAAATCAATTGTTAGATGTTGCAGAAACAGGAATACAAGAATTATTAATGGCTCAACGTCATATAATTGATGATTGGGATACCATATTTACTGGAAATTAA
- a CDS encoding ABC transporter permease has translation MKRYLKVIRLFWTAAISTEMEYRLNFVIATLTSLGNLAGSIFGLFLFYRKDYTFPGWSWEAALIVLGIFTLLQGFSASFLAPNLNRIVRHVQEGTLDFVLLKPIRSQFWLSTHTLSPWGLPDLIFGCIIIVHAGQRLGLGINNYLLSILPLTCGLVILYSLWFILGTMTIWFVKIYNVTEVLRGLLEAGRYPIVAYPAAYRIFFTFVVPVAFLTTVPAQAMLGESRLSWLIGAVFLAGVLFLVSTWFWRFALKFYTSASS, from the coding sequence ATGAAAAGATACCTAAAAGTAATCCGACTTTTTTGGACAGCGGCTATTTCTACAGAAATGGAATATCGTCTCAACTTTGTCATAGCTACCCTCACCAGTTTAGGAAATCTTGCAGGTAGCATTTTTGGCTTATTCTTATTTTACAGAAAAGACTACACTTTTCCAGGTTGGTCCTGGGAAGCAGCATTAATAGTATTAGGAATTTTTACGCTTCTACAAGGTTTTTCAGCTTCCTTCCTCGCTCCCAATTTAAACCGCATAGTTCGTCATGTCCAAGAAGGTACTTTAGACTTTGTACTATTAAAACCTATCCGCAGTCAATTCTGGCTATCAACTCATACCCTATCACCCTGGGGACTACCAGATTTAATCTTTGGTTGCATCATCATCGTCCATGCAGGTCAACGTTTGGGTTTAGGAATAAACAACTATTTACTGAGTATTTTGCCTTTGACTTGTGGTTTAGTTATTCTTTACAGCTTGTGGTTTATCTTGGGAACAATGACTATATGGTTCGTTAAAATATACAATGTGACTGAAGTATTGAGAGGTTTATTAGAAGCTGGCAGATATCCAATTGTAGCCTATCCAGCAGCTTATCGTATCTTCTTTACCTTTGTCGTTCCAGTTGCATTTTTAACTACCGTTCCCGCACAAGCAATGTTAGGTGAGAGTAGGTTAAGTTGGTTAATAGGTGCAGTATTTTTAGCTGGAGTGTTATTTTTGGTTTCTACTTGGTTTTGGCGGTTTGCCTTGAAATTTTACACCAGTGCTTCTAGTTAA
- a CDS encoding 4-hydroxybenzoate solanesyltransferase, whose product MVTTPESHQEPLSLIIIRLLRWHKPEGRLILMIPALWAVFLAAAGKPPVPLVGVIILGTLATSAAGCVVNDLWDRDIDPQVERTRDRPLASRALSIKVGIAVGIIALACAAVLAFYLNPLSFWLSVAAVPVILLYPGAKRVFPIPQLVLSIAWGFAVLISWSAVTQNISTPTWLLWGATVLWTLGFDTIYAMSDRQDDQRIGVNSSALFFGKYAPIAIGIFFLGTVILLTGVGISVNLNNIFWLSLIIATGGWTWQFIRLTKPELPNPIYGFMFRQNVWIGFLILGGIIAGSFSIPSIP is encoded by the coding sequence ATGGTAACAACACCAGAAAGTCACCAAGAACCATTATCGCTAATCATTATTCGTCTCTTACGTTGGCACAAACCCGAAGGTAGATTAATTTTAATGATTCCTGCACTCTGGGCTGTGTTTTTAGCCGCTGCTGGTAAACCCCCTGTACCCCTAGTAGGAGTAATCATACTAGGCACTCTAGCTACCAGTGCTGCCGGGTGCGTAGTCAATGACTTATGGGATCGAGATATAGATCCCCAGGTAGAGAGAACACGCGATCGCCCCTTAGCTTCCCGCGCCCTTTCGATCAAAGTAGGTATCGCAGTTGGGATCATTGCCCTAGCCTGTGCAGCAGTTCTCGCCTTCTATCTTAACCCCTTGAGCTTTTGGTTATCTGTAGCAGCCGTACCCGTAATTTTACTTTATCCTGGTGCAAAACGAGTTTTTCCCATACCTCAATTAGTCCTTTCCATCGCTTGGGGTTTTGCCGTATTAATTAGCTGGAGTGCAGTTACACAAAACATTTCTACACCCACCTGGTTACTTTGGGGGGCGACAGTTCTTTGGACTTTAGGTTTTGATACAATTTATGCTATGAGCGATCGCCAAGATGATCAACGCATTGGTGTCAACTCCAGCGCCCTATTCTTTGGTAAATATGCCCCCATCGCTATTGGTATTTTCTTTCTTGGTACAGTAATTCTCCTCACTGGAGTAGGAATTTCAGTCAATCTTAACAATATTTTCTGGTTGAGTTTAATCATTGCTACTGGTGGTTGGACTTGGCAATTTATACGCTTAACCAAACCAGAACTACCCAACCCCATCTATGGTTTCATGTTTCGTCAAAACGTCTGGATTGGTTTTTTAATTTTAGGTGGCATAATTGCTGGTTCTTTTTCCATCCCTTCAATACCATAA
- a CDS encoding Ppx/GppA phosphatase family protein translates to MLNVVSADWDSVLNQPVKQNRIIAAIDIGTNSLHMVVVKIEPTLPSFTMIAKEKETVRLGDRNLETGELKPEVIKKAIACLGRFQELAKSLEAESIIAVATSAVRESPNGKDFIHKVETEIGLNIDLISGQEEARRIYLGVLSGMEFNHQPHIIVDIGGGSTELILGDSQEPRSLTSTKVGAVRLTGEYITTDPISDQEFQYLQAYARGMLERSVEDVLSHLQTHESHQLVGTSGTIETIATIHAKEKMGVVPSTLNGYQFTLQDLRTWVTRLRRMNNVERAAVAGMPEKRSEVILAGAVILQEVMSLLNVESIVLCERSLREGVIVDWMLTHGLIDNRLRYQTSIKERNVFKIANKYQVNLEHSERVAAFALSIFDQTQGKLHTWSKDESQLLWAAAILHNCGHYISHSAHHKHSYYLIRNGELLGYNETEIEIIANLARYHRKSVPKKKHENYRNLLHKEHRQIVCQLSAILRLAVALDRRQIGAISHVQCDYLPDSKELKMLNFSSQSDDDCALELWSLDYKKSVFEDVFEVKIVASLVNLAG, encoded by the coding sequence ATGCTGAATGTAGTTTCAGCTGACTGGGATAGTGTACTAAATCAACCAGTTAAGCAAAATAGAATTATTGCAGCTATTGATATCGGCACTAATTCTTTACACATGGTAGTAGTGAAAATTGAACCGACACTACCATCTTTTACAATGATTGCTAAAGAAAAAGAAACGGTAAGATTGGGCGATCGCAATTTAGAAACGGGAGAATTAAAACCAGAAGTAATCAAAAAGGCGATCGCTTGTTTAGGACGTTTTCAAGAATTAGCTAAAAGTTTGGAAGCAGAAAGTATTATTGCTGTCGCTACCAGTGCTGTCCGAGAATCTCCCAATGGTAAAGATTTTATCCACAAAGTAGAAACAGAAATAGGTTTAAATATTGACTTAATTTCCGGACAGGAAGAAGCACGACGCATTTATTTAGGTGTCCTTTCTGGGATGGAATTTAATCATCAACCCCATATTATTGTTGATATTGGCGGAGGTTCAACGGAATTAATTTTAGGAGACTCCCAAGAACCCCGCAGTCTCACCAGTACAAAAGTAGGTGCAGTCAGATTAACAGGAGAATATATTACCACTGATCCGATCAGTGATCAAGAATTTCAATATCTGCAAGCCTATGCACGGGGAATGTTAGAAAGGTCTGTAGAAGATGTACTTTCCCATCTCCAGACTCACGAATCTCACCAGTTGGTAGGAACATCAGGCACTATTGAAACCATTGCAACCATCCATGCTAAGGAAAAAATGGGTGTTGTTCCTTCCACCCTCAATGGTTATCAATTTACTCTCCAAGACTTGCGGACATGGGTGACACGTTTGCGACGGATGAACAATGTAGAGAGGGCTGCTGTTGCAGGAATGCCAGAAAAGCGGTCAGAAGTGATACTAGCTGGGGCAGTGATATTACAGGAAGTAATGAGCCTGTTAAATGTAGAATCAATTGTACTGTGTGAGCGTTCTTTACGCGAAGGTGTAATTGTAGATTGGATGTTAACCCACGGTTTAATTGATAATCGCCTCCGCTATCAAACATCAATTAAAGAGCGAAATGTTTTCAAAATTGCTAATAAATACCAAGTCAATTTAGAACATAGTGAACGGGTTGCTGCTTTTGCATTAAGTATATTTGATCAAACTCAAGGAAAATTACATACCTGGAGTAAAGATGAAAGTCAATTACTTTGGGCTGCGGCAATTTTACACAATTGTGGTCATTATATCAGCCATTCTGCACACCACAAACATTCATACTATTTAATTAGAAATGGTGAATTATTGGGTTATAACGAAACGGAAATCGAAATCATCGCTAATTTAGCTCGTTATCACCGTAAATCTGTACCCAAGAAAAAGCACGAAAATTACCGGAATTTACTGCATAAAGAACACCGACAAATAGTTTGTCAACTGAGTGCAATTTTAAGATTAGCTGTGGCTTTAGATAGGAGACAAATAGGAGCAATTTCTCATGTACAGTGTGATTATTTACCAGATTCAAAAGAATTAAAAATGTTAAATTTTTCATCTCAATCTGATGATGATTGTGCTTTAGAATTGTGGAGTTTAGATTATAAAAAATCTGTGTTTGAGGATGTTTTTGAAGTCAAAATTGTGGCGAGTTTAGTTAATTTAGCAGGGTAA
- the nblS gene encoding two-component system sensor histidine kinase NblS — translation MLAFLTTIRNVINHWWYEFTLQTKLLAVATLVVSLIMSGLTFWAVNTIQQDARLNDTRFGRDLGLLLASNVTPLIAENNLTEVAQFSQRFYSSTSSVRYMLYADETGKMFFGIPFWEPEVENSLTIERKIQLPEDYPSNEDQPMVRQHNTPDGVVTDVFIPLIADSKYLGVLAIGINPNQTAVISTNFTRDVTIAVFITIWVMVILAGVINALTITKPIKELLVGVKQIATGNFKQRIDLPLGGELGELIFSFNEMAERLERYEEQNIEELTAEKAKLETLVSTIADGAVLIDNNMQVILVNPTARRIFTWEGVDVVGKNLLHHLPQSVQMEISRTLYEMAAGERESAEFRILLNQPTKRTIRILLTTVLNLQRESIKGIAITVQDITREVELNEAKSQFISNISHELRTPLFNIKTYIETLHDYGEDLAVEERQEFLATVNNETDRLTRLVNDVLDLSKLESGRTYSFNGVDLAQALEQTLRTYQLNAKDKGIQLVQEVTPNLPLVMGNYDLLLQVFGNLIGNALKFTPAGGKVAIRAYQLDPQPIISGSAADNNNTKQEHYFNSVSYDNNYHEQVRIEISDTGIGIAPEDQQAIFDRFFRVENRVHTLEGTGLGLSIVRNIMERHHSQVHLVSEVGVGTTFWFDLTIVNDEISSVAADRIEDKSKIIAI, via the coding sequence ATGCTGGCTTTTTTAACAACAATCCGTAACGTCATTAATCATTGGTGGTACGAGTTTACCCTCCAAACCAAACTTCTAGCAGTTGCTACTCTAGTAGTTTCTCTAATCATGAGCGGACTAACCTTTTGGGCAGTGAACACAATTCAGCAAGATGCCCGTCTTAATGATACCCGCTTTGGTCGTGATCTGGGACTCCTACTAGCTTCCAATGTTACCCCCCTAATTGCTGAAAATAATCTTACAGAAGTAGCTCAATTTTCCCAACGCTTTTACAGCAGCACATCCAGCGTTCGATATATGTTGTACGCTGATGAAACCGGAAAAATGTTTTTCGGCATACCTTTTTGGGAGCCAGAAGTAGAAAATTCCCTCACCATTGAACGCAAAATACAACTACCAGAAGATTATCCCAGTAATGAAGACCAGCCCATGGTGCGCCAACATAATACCCCAGATGGCGTAGTTACGGATGTTTTTATTCCCTTGATAGCAGATAGCAAATATTTAGGTGTCTTAGCTATTGGCATCAATCCTAACCAAACCGCAGTCATATCTACTAATTTTACCCGTGATGTCACTATTGCTGTGTTCATCACAATTTGGGTAATGGTAATTTTGGCAGGAGTGATTAACGCTTTAACAATTACAAAGCCAATTAAAGAATTATTAGTAGGTGTTAAACAAATCGCCACTGGCAATTTTAAACAGCGAATTGACTTACCACTGGGAGGGGAACTAGGAGAACTTATTTTCAGTTTTAATGAAATGGCAGAGCGTCTAGAACGCTATGAAGAGCAAAATATTGAAGAACTCACCGCCGAAAAAGCCAAACTAGAAACATTAGTTTCCACTATCGCCGATGGTGCAGTCTTAATTGATAACAATATGCAAGTGATTTTAGTCAACCCCACAGCTAGGCGTATTTTTACCTGGGAAGGGGTTGATGTAGTCGGTAAAAATTTACTGCATCACCTACCTCAAAGTGTGCAAATGGAAATTAGCCGCACACTTTATGAAATGGCAGCAGGTGAGCGTGAAAGTGCTGAGTTCCGTATTCTTTTAAATCAACCTACTAAACGAACTATCCGTATTCTTTTAACTACAGTCTTAAACCTGCAAAGGGAAAGTATTAAAGGTATAGCCATAACAGTCCAAGATATTACCCGTGAGGTAGAACTCAACGAAGCTAAAAGCCAATTTATTAGTAATATATCCCACGAACTACGCACACCGCTATTTAATATCAAAACATATATTGAAACCCTACATGACTACGGTGAAGATTTAGCTGTCGAAGAACGACAAGAATTTTTAGCCACGGTTAACAATGAAACAGATAGACTTACTCGCTTAGTAAACGATGTCCTAGACTTATCAAAATTAGAATCAGGTCGTACCTACAGCTTTAACGGAGTTGACTTAGCACAAGCTCTTGAGCAAACTCTACGTACATATCAGCTGAATGCCAAAGATAAAGGTATACAACTGGTTCAAGAAGTCACCCCCAATTTACCCCTGGTCATGGGTAACTATGATTTATTACTGCAAGTATTTGGTAATTTAATCGGTAATGCCCTCAAATTTACACCAGCAGGAGGCAAAGTAGCAATTCGTGCTTACCAGTTAGACCCTCAACCTATAATTTCTGGCTCTGCGGCTGATAACAACAACACAAAACAAGAACATTATTTTAATAGCGTCTCTTATGATAACAATTATCATGAACAAGTACGCATTGAAATAAGTGACACGGGAATAGGAATTGCACCAGAAGACCAACAAGCCATATTTGACCGTTTTTTCCGAGTAGAAAACCGGGTTCATACTCTTGAAGGTACAGGTTTGGGTTTGTCAATTGTCAGAAACATCATGGAAAGACATCACAGTCAAGTTCACTTAGTGAGTGAAGTAGGAGTTGGTACTACTTTCTGGTTTGACTTAACCATTGTTAATGATGAAATTTCATCCGTAGCAGCAGACAGGATAGAAGATAAATCCAAAATAATAGCCATATAA
- the purD gene encoding phosphoribosylamine--glycine ligase: MKVLVVGNGGREHALAWKLLQSPKIEQVVCVPGNGGTATMQGCQNLPLAVDDFEGISKFAVENDISLVVVGPEVPLAKGITDYLQTKGLKVFGPVQAGAQIEASKAWAKALMQEAGVPTAKAAVFTEATAAKNYIRTEGAPIVVKADGLAAGKGVIVAQTVAQAETAIDDILQGQFGSAGNSVVIEECLLGQEVSVLAITDGITIRPLLPAQDHKRIGEGDTGENTGGMGAYAPTPIATPELMERVQTEVLERTITALRNRGIDYRGVLYAGLMVAANGDFKVLEFNCRFGDPETQVVLSLLETPLEDLILACIHQRLGEMPPLDWKKGSAATVVAASGGYPGDYDKGKVITGLEAAKLAGAIVFHAGTKLNADAQIVTDGGRVLNITGLGENFQQAIAKAYTGIKEIQFSGMYYRRDIGHRVLNQES, translated from the coding sequence GTGAAGGTTTTAGTTGTCGGTAACGGGGGACGTGAACACGCTCTAGCGTGGAAACTGCTACAATCACCAAAAATTGAACAAGTTGTCTGTGTACCTGGAAACGGTGGAACTGCAACCATGCAAGGTTGTCAAAACTTACCCCTAGCAGTAGATGACTTTGAAGGTATAAGTAAATTTGCTGTAGAAAATGATATTTCCTTAGTGGTAGTCGGACCAGAAGTTCCTTTAGCAAAAGGTATTACAGATTATTTGCAAACCAAAGGATTAAAAGTATTTGGGCCAGTACAAGCAGGAGCGCAAATAGAAGCTAGTAAAGCCTGGGCAAAAGCTTTAATGCAAGAAGCAGGAGTTCCCACAGCCAAAGCAGCGGTTTTTACAGAAGCAACAGCAGCGAAAAATTATATCCGCACAGAAGGAGCGCCAATAGTTGTTAAAGCCGATGGTTTAGCAGCTGGAAAAGGAGTAATTGTCGCTCAAACCGTTGCACAAGCAGAAACTGCCATTGATGATATTTTGCAAGGACAATTTGGTAGTGCAGGTAATTCCGTCGTCATTGAAGAATGCTTATTAGGTCAAGAAGTTTCCGTTTTAGCAATAACAGACGGGATAACAATTCGTCCCTTACTACCTGCTCAAGATCATAAACGCATTGGTGAAGGCGACACAGGAGAAAATACAGGTGGGATGGGAGCTTATGCACCTACACCCATCGCCACACCAGAACTAATGGAAAGAGTACAAACAGAAGTTTTGGAAAGAACCATTACCGCATTGAGAAACAGAGGCATTGATTATCGAGGAGTGCTGTATGCTGGTTTAATGGTGGCAGCCAACGGTGACTTTAAAGTTTTAGAGTTTAACTGTCGCTTTGGAGATCCAGAAACCCAAGTGGTTTTATCATTATTAGAAACACCCCTGGAAGATTTAATTTTGGCTTGTATTCATCAACGTCTTGGAGAAATGCCTCCCTTAGACTGGAAAAAAGGTTCAGCAGCTACCGTAGTCGCAGCTTCAGGAGGTTATCCTGGAGACTATGATAAAGGTAAAGTAATTACCGGGCTAGAAGCAGCAAAATTAGCAGGAGCAATAGTATTTCATGCTGGGACAAAGCTAAATGCAGACGCACAAATAGTTACAGACGGTGGTAGAGTCTTGAATATTACTGGTTTAGGTGAAAATTTTCAACAAGCGATCGCTAAAGCTTACACTGGAATTAAAGAGATTCAATTTTCAGGAATGTATTACCGTAGAGACATAGGTCATCGTGTCCTGAACCAAGAATCATAA